Proteins found in one Sorghum bicolor cultivar BTx623 chromosome 1, Sorghum_bicolor_NCBIv3, whole genome shotgun sequence genomic segment:
- the LOC8063209 gene encoding uncharacterized protein LOC8063209 — translation MPKRAFRYAVVDAFTDEPFKGNSAAVCLLEDDDDAGAARDHLDERWMQSVAAEFNTPITAFLVRFGAAGAGTDAAGDGVTALTPQFRIRWFTPVRESELCGHGTLAAAHYLISSGLVECDAIEFVAKSGRLTAKKVVGSKGRNNLYSPAQHTCSKFFVELDFPVIPVVKCNSAEVFSLPDTLNGASVINELQAVSAFSDLIVEVSSCDEVENVCPNVAELVQCPVRGVAITGPAREGSSYDFVTRFFSPKYGINEDPVCASVHCSLAPYWGQKLGKHNMTAFMASPRSGTLYLQWDEETQRVRIRGEAITVMVGTLHA, via the exons ATGCCGAAGAGAGCATTCAGATACGCCGTG GTTGATGCCTTCACGGATGAGCCGTTCAAGGGCAACTCCGCGGCCGTCTGCCTCttggaggacgacgacgacgctggCGCCGCAAGAGACCATCTGGACGAGCGGTGGATGCAGTCGGTGGCAGCAGAGTTCAACACCCCCATCACCGCGTTCCTGGTCCGTTTCGGTGCCGCCGGTGCCGGTACGGATGCTGCAGGGGATGGTGTTACGGCGTTGACTCCCCAGTTCCGTATCCGCTGGTTCACTCCGGTTCGTGAG AGTGAACTTTGTGGCCATGGGACGTTAGCTGCTGCGCACTACCTAATCTCATCTGGCCTTGTGGAGTGTGACGCTATAGAGTTTGTGGCAAAATCTGGACGTCTAACAGCTAAGAAAGTTGTTGGGTCGAAGGGTAGAAACAATTTATATTCTCCTGCACAGCATACCTGCTCAAAGTTCTTTGTAGAATTGGATTTTCCTGTTATCCCGGTGGTAAAATGCAATTCTGCAGAGGTGTTTTCGCTTCCTGATACTCTAAATGGTGCTTCTGTCATTAATGAGCTGCAAGCCGTCTCTGCTTTTTCTGATCTCATT GTGGAAGTTAGTTCATGTGATGAAGTTGAAAATGTTTGTCCTAACGTTGCTGAACTAGTCCAGTGCCCTGTAAGAGGCGTTGCCATTACAGGTCCAGCTCGTGAAGGATCTAGCTATGATTTTGTCACTCGTTTCTTCAGCCCAAAATATGGAATAAATGAG GACCCGGTCTGTGCTAGCGTACACTGCTCCTTGGCACCTTACTGGGGTCAGAAGCTGGGGAAACATAACATGACAGCTTTCATG GCCTCTCCAAGGAGTGGAACACTATATCTGCAGTGGGATGAGGAAACTCAGAGGGTCCGAATCCGTGGAGAAGCTATAACTGTCATGGTTGGCACACTTCATGCCTAG
- the LOC8066250 gene encoding peroxidase 70, translating into MTPLDCDMPPAASCKKRLSPSRPLPNRCLLILIVALAAAAAVASAQLSSEDYYDASCPAALFTIRTAVSTAVLLDRRMGASLLRLHFHDCFVQGCDASVLLDDTASFTGEKGAGPNAGSLRGFDVIDNIKMLLELLCPQTVSCADILAVAARDSVAQLGGPSWSVPLGRRDATTASASLANSDLPGPTSNLNGLLNAFSNKGLSSTDMVALSGAHTVGRAQCKNIRSRIYNDTDIDATYAASLRASCPAQAGGASDGALEPLDDATPDAFDNAYFGNLLSQRGLLHSDQALFGGGGATDGLVSTYASSADQWGSDFAAAMVKMGNISPLTGTDGEIRVNCRRVN; encoded by the exons ATGACACCCCTCGACTGCGACATGCCTCCTGCAGCTTCCTGCAAGAAGCGCCTCTCGCCGTCGCGGCCTCTCCCTAACCGCTGCTTGCTGATCTTGATCGTTGCactggcggccgccgccgcggtggCCAGCGCGCAGCTGTCGTCGGAGGACTACTACGACGCCTCCTGCCCCGCCGCCCTCTTCACCATCCGGACCGCCGTCTCGACGGCCGTGCTCCTGGACCGCCGCATGGGGGCCTCCCTTCTCCGCCTCCACTTCCACGACTGCTTCGTGCAG GGTTGTGACGCGTCGGTGCTGCTAGACGACACGGCGAGCTTCACCGGCGAGAAGGGGGCGGGGCCGAACGCGGGGTCGCTTCGCGGCTTCGACGTGATCGACAACATCAAGATGCTGCTGGAGCTGCTGTGCCCGCAGACCGTCTCCTGCGCCGACATCCTTGCCGTCGCCGCCCGCGACTCCGTTGCACAA CTGGGAGGACCATCGTGGTCGGTTCCCTTGGGCAGGAGGGACGCCACCACGGCGAGCGCGTCCCTGGCCAACAGCGACCTGCCCGGACCTACCAGCAACCTCAACGGCCTTCTCAACGCTTTCTCCAACAAGGGTTTGAGCAGCACCGACATGGTTGCCCTCTCAG GTGCCCACACCGTCGGCCGGGCGCAGTGCAAGAACATCCGGTCGCGGATCTACAACGACACCGACATTGACGCCACCTACGCGGCGTCGCTGCGGGCAAGCTGCCCCGCGCAGGCCGGCGGCGCCAGCGACGGCGCGCTCGAGCCGCTCGACGACGCCACGCCGGACGCCTTCGACAACGCCTACTTCGGCAACCTGCTCTCCCAGCGCGGCCTGCTCCACTCCGACCAGGCGctcttcggcggcggcggcgcgacggACGGCCTGGTCAGCACCTACGCGTCCAGCGCCGACCAGTGGGGGAGCGACTTCGCCGCGGCCATGGTCAAGATGGGCAACATTAGCCCGCTCACCGGCACCGACGGCGAGATCAGGGTCAACTGCCGGAGAGTGAATTAA